The Streptomyces sp. Alt3 genome has a segment encoding these proteins:
- a CDS encoding histone-like nucleoid-structuring protein Lsr2, translating to MAQKVQVLLVDDLDGGEADETVTFALDGKTYEIDLTTTNADKLRGLLEPYAKSGRRTGGRAATGRGKGRAVSGGNKDTAEIRRWARENGHNVNDRGRVPAEIREAYEKANG from the coding sequence GTGGCACAGAAGGTTCAGGTCCTTCTTGTTGATGACCTCGACGGTGGCGAGGCGGACGAGACCGTGACGTTCGCTCTGGATGGCAAGACGTACGAGATCGACCTCACCACGACCAACGCGGACAAGCTCCGTGGTCTTCTTGAGCCCTACGCCAAGAGTGGACGTCGCACCGGTGGCCGCGCCGCGACCGGCCGTGGCAAGGGCCGCGCCGTTTCCGGTGGCAACAAGGACACTGCGGAGATCCGTCGTTGGGCGCGCGAGAACGGCCACAACGTGAATGACCGTGGCCGCGTTCCCGCCGAGATCCGTGAGGCTTACGAGAAGGCCAACGGCTGA
- a CDS encoding BlaI/MecI/CopY family transcriptional regulator: MPRQLGELEDTVMTRVWQWNRPVTVREVLEDLQQERSIAYTTVMTVMDNLHQKGWVRREVDGRAYRYTAVSTRAAYAAALMNEAWAQSDNPAAALVAFFGMMSAEQREALRDAMRVVAPTFPEPDGNGADGTTAADEAPSESGR; the protein is encoded by the coding sequence GTGCCCCGCCAATTGGGAGAGCTGGAAGACACCGTGATGACACGGGTCTGGCAATGGAACCGCCCGGTCACCGTGCGGGAAGTTCTCGAGGACCTTCAACAGGAACGGTCCATCGCGTACACGACCGTGATGACTGTTATGGACAATCTCCATCAGAAGGGCTGGGTCCGGCGGGAAGTCGATGGCCGGGCATATCGATATACGGCGGTCTCCACCCGTGCCGCATACGCGGCCGCACTGATGAACGAGGCCTGGGCGCAGAGCGACAACCCGGCTGCCGCCCTGGTCGCCTTCTTCGGCATGATGTCCGCCGAGCAGCGCGAAGCTCTCCGGGACGCGATGCGAGTCGTCGCGCCCACCTTCCCCGAACCGGACGGGAACGGGGCCGACGGGACGACCGCAGCCGATGAAGCGCCGTCGGAGAGCGGGCGATAG
- the nadC gene encoding carboxylating nicotinate-nucleotide diphosphorylase: MSTPEENPRPTPVDVPLIHIGAPADSGGGCGDGCGCGDGYDPDGLECGLDPALAQLLAEAGLDPVQVEDIAHVAIEEDLDGGEDVTTVATVPEDAVATGDFTAREAGVVAGLRVAEAVLSIVCTDEFEVERHVEDGDRVVAGQKLLTVTTRTRDLLTGERSALNLLCRLSGIATATRAWADVLEGTKAKVRDTRKTTPGLRALEKYAVRCGGGVNHRMSLVDAALVKDNHVIAAGGVAEAFRRVRKAFPELAIEVEVDTLEQVHEVLDAGADLILLDNFTPSATAEAVAIVGGRAALESSGRLTLGSARAYADAGVDYLAVGALTHSSPILDIGLDFRDAAVATDGADA; the protein is encoded by the coding sequence GTGAGCACGCCCGAAGAGAATCCGCGCCCCACCCCCGTGGACGTACCGCTGATCCACATCGGCGCACCCGCCGATTCCGGGGGCGGCTGCGGCGACGGCTGCGGCTGCGGTGACGGCTACGACCCCGACGGCCTGGAGTGCGGCCTCGATCCCGCACTGGCGCAGCTCCTGGCCGAGGCCGGTCTGGACCCGGTCCAGGTCGAGGACATCGCCCACGTCGCGATCGAGGAGGACCTCGACGGGGGCGAGGACGTCACCACCGTGGCGACCGTCCCGGAGGACGCCGTCGCCACCGGTGACTTCACCGCGCGCGAGGCCGGCGTCGTCGCGGGGCTGCGCGTCGCCGAGGCCGTCCTGTCCATCGTCTGCACCGACGAGTTCGAGGTCGAGCGCCACGTCGAGGACGGCGACCGCGTCGTGGCCGGCCAGAAGCTCCTCACCGTCACCACCCGCACCCGGGACCTGCTCACCGGCGAGCGCAGCGCGCTCAACCTGCTCTGCAGGCTCTCCGGGATCGCCACCGCGACCCGCGCCTGGGCCGATGTGCTCGAAGGCACGAAGGCGAAGGTCCGCGACACCCGTAAGACCACTCCGGGGCTGCGCGCGCTGGAGAAGTACGCGGTGCGGTGCGGCGGCGGGGTCAACCACCGCATGTCCCTCGTGGACGCCGCGCTGGTCAAGGACAACCACGTGATCGCCGCCGGCGGCGTCGCGGAGGCCTTCCGGCGGGTCAGGAAGGCGTTCCCGGAGCTCGCGATCGAGGTCGAGGTCGACACCCTGGAGCAGGTCCACGAGGTGCTCGACGCGGGTGCCGACCTGATCCTGCTGGACAACTTCACCCCGTCCGCGACCGCCGAGGCGGTCGCCATCGTCGGTGGCCGCGCGGCGCTGGAGTCCTCCGGCCGGCTCACCCTCGGCTCCGCACGTGCCTACGCCGACGCGGGCGTCGACTACCTGGCCGTCGGCGCGCTCACGCACTCCTCGCCGATCCTCGACATCGGTCTGGACTTCCGCGACGCCGCGGTGGCGACCGACGGGGCCGACGCCTGA
- the panC gene encoding pantoate--beta-alanine ligase, whose product MNTAPATLLRSAAELEALGRAAGARRAVVMTMGALHDGHATLIRAARAAAGPEGQVVVTVFVNPLQFGEAADLDRYPRTLDADLAVASEAGADAVFAPSVDEVYPGGDPQVRITAGPMGERLEGAARPGHFDGMLTVVAKLLHLTRPDAAFFGQKDAQQLALVRRMARDLNFGIDIVAVPTVRDPDGLALSSRNRFLSAEERSTALALPRALFAARDRLAAQQTLHARARTVPEREGRADALTRLGEARAAADTQAVALARPTVAPSAVLAAARAVLDEAAEQDVPLTLDYVALVDPADFTDVPDDRAVGEAVLAVAARVGATRLIDNIPLTLGALT is encoded by the coding sequence ATGAACACCGCACCCGCCACCCTGCTGCGCTCCGCCGCCGAGCTGGAAGCCCTCGGCCGGGCCGCCGGCGCCCGCCGCGCCGTCGTCATGACGATGGGCGCTCTCCACGACGGCCACGCCACCCTGATCCGCGCGGCACGCGCCGCGGCGGGTCCCGAGGGCCAGGTCGTGGTCACCGTCTTCGTCAACCCGCTCCAGTTCGGTGAGGCCGCCGACCTCGACCGCTACCCCCGCACCCTGGACGCCGACCTCGCCGTCGCCTCGGAGGCCGGAGCGGACGCGGTCTTCGCCCCCTCCGTCGACGAGGTCTACCCCGGCGGCGATCCCCAGGTCAGGATCACCGCCGGCCCCATGGGCGAGCGGCTGGAGGGCGCCGCCCGCCCCGGGCACTTCGACGGCATGCTCACCGTCGTCGCCAAGCTCCTCCACCTCACCCGGCCGGACGCCGCGTTCTTCGGGCAGAAGGACGCCCAGCAGCTGGCGCTGGTCCGCCGCATGGCGCGCGACCTGAACTTCGGCATCGACATCGTCGCGGTGCCGACCGTCCGCGACCCTGACGGCCTCGCGCTCTCCAGCCGGAACCGCTTCCTCTCCGCCGAGGAGCGCAGCACCGCGCTGGCCCTGCCCAGGGCCCTGTTCGCCGCCCGCGACCGGCTCGCCGCCCAGCAGACACTGCACGCCCGCGCCCGGACGGTGCCGGAGCGCGAGGGGCGGGCCGACGCCCTCACCCGCCTCGGTGAGGCACGCGCGGCAGCCGACACACAGGCCGTGGCGCTGGCCCGGCCGACCGTCGCACCCTCTGCGGTGCTGGCCGCCGCACGGGCCGTCCTGGACGAGGCGGCCGAGCAGGACGTGCCGCTCACCCTGGACTACGTCGCGCTCGTCGACCCGGCGGACTTCACCGACGTGCCCGACGACCGCGCCGTCGGCGAGGCGGTCCTGGCCGTCGCGGCGCGGGTGGGGGCCACCCGCCTGATCGACAACATCCCGCTGACCCTCGGAGCGCTCACGTGA
- a CDS encoding type III pantothenate kinase has protein sequence MLLTIDVGNSHTVLGLFDGEEIVEHWRISTDARRTADELAVLLQGLMGMHPLLGVELGDGIEGIAICSTVPAVLHELREVTRRYYGDVPAVLVEPGVKTGVPVLTDNPKEVGADRIINAVAAVELYGGPAIVVDLGTATTFDAVSARGEYTGGVIAPGIEISVEALGVKGAQLRKIELARPRSVIGKNTVEAMQSGIVYGFAGQIDGVVERMKKELAADPDDVTVIATGGLAPMVLGESSVIDEHEPWLTLIGLRLVYERNIARM, from the coding sequence ATGCTGCTCACCATCGACGTCGGCAACTCCCACACCGTCCTCGGTCTGTTCGACGGCGAGGAGATCGTCGAGCACTGGCGGATCTCCACCGACGCCCGCCGTACCGCCGACGAGCTCGCCGTCCTGCTCCAGGGCCTGATGGGCATGCACCCGCTGCTCGGTGTCGAACTCGGCGACGGCATCGAGGGCATCGCGATCTGCTCGACGGTCCCCGCCGTGCTCCACGAGCTCCGTGAGGTCACCCGCCGCTACTACGGCGACGTCCCGGCGGTCCTCGTGGAGCCGGGCGTCAAGACCGGTGTGCCGGTCCTGACGGACAACCCGAAGGAGGTCGGCGCGGACCGCATCATCAACGCGGTGGCCGCCGTCGAGCTCTACGGCGGCCCGGCGATCGTCGTCGACCTCGGCACCGCCACGACCTTCGACGCGGTCTCCGCGCGGGGGGAGTACACGGGCGGGGTGATCGCCCCCGGCATCGAGATCTCCGTGGAGGCACTCGGGGTGAAGGGCGCCCAGCTCCGCAAGATCGAGCTGGCGCGGCCCCGCAGCGTGATCGGCAAGAACACCGTCGAGGCCATGCAGTCCGGCATCGTGTACGGCTTCGCGGGCCAGATCGACGGTGTGGTCGAGCGCATGAAGAAGGAGCTGGCGGCCGATCCCGACGACGTCACCGTCATCGCGACCGGGGGCCTTGCTCCGATGGTGTTGGGGGAGTCCTCCGTCATCGACGAGCACGAGCCCTGGCTGACGCTCATCGGGCTGCGCCTGGTGTACGAGCGCAACATCGCCCGGATGTAG
- a CDS encoding L-aspartate oxidase: protein MTGIRLTAPAPGWAIDADVVVVGSGVAGLTTALRCAAAGLATVVVTKARLDDGSTRWAQGGIAAALGEGDTPEQHLDDTLVAGAGLCDETAVRALVTEGPGAVGRLIDTGAHFDTTDTGAIALTREGGHHRRRIAHAGGDATGAEISRALVEAVRSAALRIIENALVLDLLTDAEGRTEGVTLHVMGEGQHDGVGAVHAPAVVLATGGMGQVFSATTNPPVSTGDGVALALRAGAEVSDLEFVQFHPTVLFLGADSEGQQPLVSEAVRGEGAHLVDASGTRFMLGQHELAELAPRDIVAKAITRQMHLQGAEHMYLDARHFGAEMWAQRFPTILAACRTHGIDPVTQPIPVAPAAHYASGGVRTDLRGRTTVPGLYACGEVACTGVHGANRLASNSLLEGLVFAERIAADITGATGVPRADSGAAVRRTSVADPAGAGTVALLTAESRTAIQRIMTRGAGVIRSAGSLAVAAEELEALQLAADAAEDGPKDAVPGVEAWEATNLLLVSRVLIAAAREREETRGCHWREDRPDRDDASWRRHLVVRIATDRQPVVRTTDGAAFPPVRPGDPADPTDTAGSDSLRNHPADAPEEP from the coding sequence GTGACCGGAATACGGCTGACCGCCCCCGCCCCCGGCTGGGCCATCGACGCGGACGTCGTCGTGGTCGGCTCCGGCGTGGCCGGTCTCACCACCGCGCTCCGCTGCGCCGCCGCGGGCCTCGCGACCGTCGTCGTCACCAAGGCCCGTCTCGACGACGGCTCCACCCGGTGGGCCCAGGGCGGCATCGCCGCGGCGCTCGGCGAGGGGGACACCCCGGAGCAGCACCTCGACGACACCCTGGTCGCCGGTGCGGGGCTGTGCGACGAGACGGCGGTGCGCGCTCTGGTCACCGAGGGCCCCGGCGCCGTGGGCCGGCTGATCGACACCGGCGCGCACTTCGACACCACCGACACGGGAGCGATCGCGCTGACCCGCGAGGGCGGCCACCACCGTCGCCGCATCGCGCACGCCGGGGGCGACGCGACGGGTGCCGAGATCTCCCGCGCCCTCGTCGAGGCGGTGCGCTCCGCCGCCCTGCGCATCATCGAGAACGCCCTGGTCCTGGACCTGCTCACGGATGCCGAAGGCCGTACCGAAGGCGTCACCCTGCATGTCATGGGCGAGGGCCAGCACGACGGCGTCGGCGCCGTCCACGCCCCGGCCGTGGTGCTCGCCACCGGCGGCATGGGGCAGGTCTTCTCCGCCACCACCAACCCGCCGGTCTCCACGGGCGACGGGGTGGCGCTCGCGCTGCGGGCGGGCGCCGAGGTCTCCGACCTCGAATTCGTCCAGTTCCATCCGACCGTCCTGTTTCTCGGCGCCGACTCCGAGGGACAGCAGCCGCTGGTGTCGGAAGCGGTGCGGGGCGAGGGCGCCCACCTCGTGGACGCCTCCGGCACCCGTTTCATGCTCGGACAGCACGAGCTGGCCGAGCTGGCGCCCCGCGACATCGTCGCCAAGGCGATCACCCGGCAGATGCACCTCCAGGGCGCCGAGCACATGTATCTGGACGCCCGTCACTTCGGCGCCGAGATGTGGGCGCAGCGGTTCCCGACGATCCTCGCCGCCTGCCGCACCCACGGCATCGACCCCGTCACGCAGCCGATCCCGGTGGCCCCCGCCGCGCACTACGCCTCCGGCGGCGTGCGTACGGACCTCCGGGGCCGTACGACGGTGCCCGGTCTGTACGCCTGCGGCGAGGTCGCCTGCACGGGCGTGCACGGCGCGAACCGGCTGGCGTCCAACTCCCTCCTGGAGGGCCTGGTCTTCGCCGAGCGCATCGCGGCCGACATCACCGGCGCCACGGGAGTGCCCCGGGCGGATTCCGGGGCCGCCGTCCGGCGCACCTCCGTGGCTGATCCCGCGGGTGCCGGCACCGTCGCGCTGCTGACCGCGGAGTCCCGGACCGCGATCCAGCGGATCATGACCAGGGGCGCCGGGGTCATCCGCTCCGCCGGGAGTCTCGCCGTCGCGGCCGAGGAGCTGGAGGCGCTCCAGCTCGCCGCGGACGCCGCCGAGGACGGGCCCAAGGACGCCGTACCCGGGGTGGAGGCGTGGGAGGCCACGAACCTGCTCCTCGTCTCACGGGTCCTGATCGCCGCCGCACGGGAGCGCGAGGAGACCCGCGGCTGCCACTGGCGCGAGGACCGGCCCGACCGCGACGACGCCTCCTGGCGCCGCCACCTCGTCGTCCGTATCGCCACGGACCGGCAGCCCGTCGTCCGTACGACCGACGGTGCCGCGTTCCCGCCCGTACGCCCCGGAGACCCTGCCGACCCCACGGACACCGCAGGGTCCGACAGCCTTCGCAACCACCCCGCCGACGCCCCCGAGGAGCCGTAA
- a CDS encoding ATP-dependent Clp protease ATP-binding subunit, which yields MFERFTDRARRVVVLAQEEARMLNHNYIGTEHILLGLIHEGEGVAAKALESLGISLEAVRQQVEEIIGQGQQAPSGHIPFTPRAKKVLELSLREALQLGHNYIGTEHILLGLIREGEGVAAQVLVKLGADLNRVRQQVIQLLSGYSGGKEAATAGGPAEGTPSTSLVLDQFGRNLTQAARESKLDPVIGREKEIERVMQVLSRRTKNNPVLIGEPGVGKTAVVEGLAQAIVKGEVPETLKDKHLYTLDLGALVAGSRYRGDFEERLKKVLKEIRTRGDIILFIDELHTLVGAGAAEGAIDAASILKPMLARGELQTIGATTLDEYRKHLEKDAALERRFQPIQVAEPSLPHTIEILKGLRDRYEAHHRVSITDEALVQAATLADRYISDRFLPDKAIDLIDEAGSRMRIRRMTAPPDLREFDEKIAGVRRDKESAIDSQDFEKAASLRDKEKQLLAAKAKREKEWKAGDMDVVAEVDGELIAEVLATATGIPVFKLTEEESSRLLRMEDELHKRVIGQKDAIKALSQAIRRTRAGLKDPKRPGGSFIFAGPSGVGKTELSKTLAEFLFGDEDALISLDMSEFSEKHTVSRLFGSPPGYVGYEEGGQLTEKVRRKPFSVVLFDEVEKAHPDIFNSLLQILEDGRLTDSQGRVVDFKNTVIIMTTNLGTRDISKGFNLGFAAQGDVKTNYERMKVKVNEELKQHFRPEFLNRVDDTVVFHQLTEEDIIQIVDLMVAKVDERLKDRDMGIELSAEAKSLLAKKGYDPVMGARPLRRTIQREIEDILSEKILFGELRPGHIVVVGTEGEGDEKKFSFRGEEKSALPDVPPIEQAAGGGPNLTKEA from the coding sequence ATGTTCGAGAGGTTCACCGACCGCGCGCGGCGGGTTGTCGTCCTGGCTCAGGAAGAAGCCCGGATGCTCAACCACAACTACATCGGCACCGAGCACATCCTCCTGGGCCTGATCCATGAGGGTGAGGGTGTCGCCGCTAAGGCCCTGGAGAGCCTCGGGATTTCGCTCGAGGCGGTCCGCCAGCAGGTGGAGGAGATCATCGGTCAGGGCCAGCAGGCCCCGTCCGGGCACATCCCCTTCACCCCCCGGGCCAAGAAGGTCCTGGAGCTGTCGCTCCGTGAGGCCCTTCAGCTCGGCCACAACTACATCGGCACGGAGCACATCCTGCTCGGCCTGATCCGCGAGGGCGAGGGCGTCGCGGCCCAGGTCCTCGTGAAGCTGGGCGCCGACCTGAACCGGGTGAGGCAGCAGGTCATCCAGCTGCTCTCCGGGTACTCGGGTGGCAAGGAGGCGGCCACCGCGGGCGGCCCCGCGGAGGGCACGCCCTCCACGTCCCTGGTGCTCGACCAGTTCGGCCGGAATCTCACCCAGGCCGCTCGTGAGTCCAAGCTCGACCCGGTCATCGGGCGCGAGAAGGAGATCGAGCGGGTCATGCAGGTGCTGTCCCGCCGCACCAAGAACAACCCGGTGCTCATCGGTGAGCCCGGCGTCGGCAAGACGGCTGTCGTCGAGGGCCTGGCCCAGGCCATCGTCAAGGGCGAGGTGCCCGAGACCCTCAAGGACAAGCACCTCTACACCCTCGACCTCGGTGCCCTGGTCGCCGGTTCCCGCTACCGCGGTGACTTCGAGGAGCGCCTGAAGAAGGTCCTCAAGGAGATCCGCACCCGCGGCGACATCATCCTGTTCATCGACGAGCTCCACACCCTGGTGGGTGCGGGCGCCGCCGAGGGCGCGATCGACGCCGCGAGCATCCTCAAGCCGATGCTGGCGAGGGGCGAGCTCCAGACCATCGGTGCCACGACGCTCGACGAGTACCGCAAGCACCTGGAGAAGGACGCCGCGCTCGAGCGCCGCTTCCAGCCCATCCAGGTCGCGGAGCCGTCGCTGCCGCACACCATCGAGATCCTCAAGGGGCTCCGCGACCGTTACGAGGCCCACCACAGGGTCTCCATCACGGACGAGGCGCTGGTCCAGGCCGCCACGCTGGCCGACCGCTACATCTCGGACCGCTTCCTGCCGGACAAGGCGATCGACCTGATCGACGAGGCCGGTTCCCGGATGCGCATCCGCCGGATGACCGCGCCGCCGGACCTCCGCGAGTTCGACGAGAAGATCGCGGGCGTCCGCCGCGACAAGGAGTCGGCCATCGACTCCCAGGACTTCGAGAAGGCAGCTTCGCTCCGCGACAAGGAGAAGCAGCTGCTGGCGGCGAAGGCCAAGCGCGAGAAGGAGTGGAAGGCCGGCGACATGGACGTCGTGGCCGAGGTCGACGGCGAGCTCATCGCCGAGGTCCTCGCCACCGCGACCGGCATCCCGGTCTTCAAGCTGACCGAGGAGGAGTCCTCGCGTCTGCTGCGTATGGAGGACGAGCTCCACAAGCGCGTCATCGGCCAGAAGGACGCCATCAAGGCCCTCTCGCAGGCGATCCGCCGTACGCGAGCCGGTCTGAAGGACCCCAAGCGCCCCGGTGGCTCGTTCATCTTCGCCGGCCCGTCCGGTGTCGGTAAGACGGAGCTCTCCAAGACGCTCGCCGAATTCCTCTTCGGTGACGAGGACGCGCTGATCTCCCTCGACATGTCGGAGTTCAGCGAGAAGCACACGGTTTCCCGTCTCTTCGGTTCGCCCCCCGGTTACGTGGGTTACGAGGAGGGCGGTCAGCTCACCGAGAAGGTGCGCCGCAAGCCGTTCTCCGTCGTCCTCTTCGACGAGGTCGAGAAGGCCCACCCCGATATCTTCAATTCCCTGCTCCAGATTCTGGAGGACGGTCGTCTGACCGACTCCCAGGGTCGGGTCGTGGACTTCAAGAACACGGTCATCATCATGACGACCAACCTCGGGACCCGGGACATCTCGAAGGGCTTCAACCTGGGCTTCGCCGCCCAGGGCGACGTCAAGACGAACTACGAGCGGATGAAGGTCAAGGTCAACGAAGAGCTCAAGCAGCACTTCCGGCCCGAGTTCCTCAACCGTGTCGACGACACGGTCGTCTTCCACCAGCTCACCGAGGAAGACATCATCCAGATCGTCGACCTGATGGTCGCCAAGGTGGACGAGCGTCTCAAGGACCGCGACATGGGCATCGAGCTCAGTGCCGAGGCCAAGTCGCTCCTGGCGAAGAAGGGCTACGACCCCGTGATGGGCGCCCGGCCTCTGCGCCGGACGATCCAGCGCGAGATCGAGGACATCCTCTCCGAGAAGATCCTCTTCGGTGAGCTGCGTCCCGGTCACATCGTGGTCGTGGGCACCGAGGGTGAAGGGGACGAGAAGAAGTTCTCGTTCCGTGGCGAGGAGAAGTCGGCTCTGCCGGACGTCCCGCCGATCGAGCAGGCAGCGGGCGGCGGCCCGAACCTGACGAAGGAAGCGTAG
- a CDS encoding Rossmann-like and DUF2520 domain-containing protein, whose product MNASVSREALDARDRPARLTVGVVGAGRVGPALAASLQLAGHRPVAVSGVSDASVRRAAALLPDVPLVTPAEVLARAELVLLTVPDDTLPGLVEGLAETGAVRPGQLLVHTSGRYGTQVLDPALRAGALPLALHPAMTFTGTSVDVQRLAGCSFGVTAPEELRLAAEALVIEMGGEPEWIAEESRPLYHAALALGSNHLVTLVAQSMDLLRQAGVGAPDRMLGPLLGAALDNALRSGDAALTGPVARGDAGTVSAHIRELRAHAPQTVAGYLAMARATADRALDHGLLKPESAEALLGVLSDNGAANGTNGPGESGPGEKR is encoded by the coding sequence GTGAACGCATCAGTTTCCAGAGAAGCCCTCGACGCGAGGGACCGCCCTGCCCGCCTCACCGTCGGAGTCGTCGGTGCGGGCCGGGTCGGCCCCGCCCTCGCCGCCTCGCTGCAGCTCGCCGGGCACCGCCCGGTCGCCGTGTCCGGTGTCTCCGACGCATCCGTGCGCCGGGCCGCAGCCCTGCTCCCCGACGTCCCCCTGGTCACCCCCGCCGAGGTCCTCGCGCGCGCCGAGCTCGTGCTGCTGACCGTCCCCGACGACACGCTGCCAGGCCTGGTCGAAGGCCTCGCCGAGACCGGCGCCGTGCGACCCGGGCAGCTGCTCGTCCACACCTCCGGGCGGTACGGGACCCAGGTGCTCGACCCCGCGCTGCGGGCCGGCGCCCTCCCGCTCGCCCTGCATCCGGCGATGACCTTCACCGGCACCTCCGTCGATGTCCAGCGGCTGGCGGGCTGCTCCTTCGGCGTCACCGCCCCCGAGGAGCTCAGGCTCGCGGCCGAGGCGCTCGTCATCGAGATGGGCGGCGAGCCCGAGTGGATCGCCGAGGAGTCCCGGCCGCTCTACCACGCGGCCCTCGCCCTCGGCTCGAACCACCTGGTCACCCTCGTCGCGCAGTCGATGGACCTGCTCCGGCAGGCCGGGGTGGGCGCGCCCGACCGCATGCTCGGCCCCCTGCTCGGAGCCGCGCTCGACAACGCCCTGCGCTCCGGCGACGCGGCGCTGACCGGCCCGGTCGCCCGGGGTGACGCGGGCACGGTGTCCGCGCACATCCGGGAGCTGCGCGCGCACGCGCCGCAGACGGTGGCCGGGTACCTCGCCATGGCGCGCGCCACGGCCGACCGGGCACTGGACCACGGCCTGCTCAAGCCGGAGTCCGCGGAGGCGCTGCTCGGCGTCCTGTCGGACAACGGCGCCGCGAACGGAACGAACGGTCCCGGCGAATCCGGGCCGGGGGAGAAGCGATGA
- a CDS encoding amino-acid N-acetyltransferase, producing MSSEQSQTEHRAESQTGAHSEPETGSRADVHTGPSANKPAITVRRARTSDVASVRGLLDGYVSQGILLDKATVTLYEDIQEFWVAERDEDARVIGCGALHVMWEDLAEVRTLAVDQGIRGAGVGHQVLDKLLQTARWLGVRRVFCLTFEVDFFAAHGFTEIGETPVDGDVYSELLRSYDEGVAEFLGLERVKPNTLGNSRMLLHL from the coding sequence ATGTCCTCAGAGCAGTCGCAAACCGAGCACCGTGCCGAGTCGCAAACAGGAGCGCATAGCGAGCCGGAAACGGGATCTCGCGCAGATGTTCATACCGGTCCGTCGGCTAATAAGCCGGCCATCACCGTCCGCCGGGCCAGGACGAGTGATGTGGCGTCCGTCCGTGGACTCCTTGACGGCTACGTCTCCCAGGGCATCCTGCTCGACAAAGCGACGGTGACCCTTTACGAGGACATCCAGGAGTTCTGGGTCGCCGAACGCGACGAGGACGCCCGTGTCATCGGCTGCGGCGCACTCCACGTGATGTGGGAGGACCTGGCCGAAGTCCGTACGCTCGCCGTCGACCAAGGCATCAGGGGTGCCGGAGTCGGACACCAGGTCCTGGACAAGCTCCTGCAGACCGCGCGCTGGCTCGGTGTCCGCCGGGTTTTCTGTCTCACGTTCGAAGTCGACTTCTTCGCCGCGCACGGCTTCACCGAGATCGGAGAGACTCCTGTCGACGGAGATGTCTACAGCGAGCTGCTGCGTTCCTATGACGAGGGTGTCGCAGAGTTCCTGGGTCTCGAACGAGTGAAGCCGAACACCTTGGGCAACAGCCGGATGCTTCTGCACCTGTGA
- a CDS encoding SCO3374 family protein codes for MASLVPPPRSSTEYDCAQWYARELGWATAGTSPVRLLTGLRFDVLELPAAAGHAALRRVGRTGPVAVAGQRMRLLVAAGSAEEVPGLLDWLEWGGIDLDLSAVGTGGHITAPVPPGRAAGSPGAAVWLRPPGPRREAERSLPALGGLGSSGGDAPDLVRLVDAAATECHRARLLRARNHLWAHRPTGQPLAFS; via the coding sequence ATGGCTTCCCTCGTCCCACCCCCCCGCTCGTCGACGGAGTACGACTGCGCGCAGTGGTACGCCCGCGAACTCGGCTGGGCCACGGCGGGCACGTCACCGGTGCGCCTGCTGACGGGGCTGCGCTTCGACGTGCTGGAGCTGCCGGCCGCGGCAGGTCACGCGGCGCTGCGCCGGGTCGGCCGGACCGGACCGGTGGCTGTGGCGGGGCAGCGGATGCGGCTGCTGGTGGCCGCGGGCAGCGCCGAGGAGGTGCCCGGTCTGCTCGACTGGCTGGAGTGGGGCGGAATCGATCTCGACCTGTCCGCCGTGGGAACCGGCGGGCACATCACGGCTCCGGTGCCGCCCGGCCGGGCGGCAGGCTCGCCGGGGGCCGCGGTCTGGCTGCGACCCCCCGGACCGCGCCGGGAGGCGGAACGATCCCTCCCGGCCCTCGGCGGCCTCGGGAGCAGCGGTGGGGATGCTCCCGATCTCGTACGACTCGTGGACGCGGCAGCTACCGAATGCCACCGGGCCCGGCTCTTGCGTGCCCGGAATCACCTGTGGGCGCATCGGCCGACAGGTCAGCCGTTGGCCTTCTCGTAA